A genomic segment from Nitrospira sp. encodes:
- a CDS encoding CzcABC family efflux RND transporter, outer membrane protein, with translation MMTHLRRPGAVRSSNPQQRICAGHRQATAVCVFGTLLCLALSNPTPGLAAEPSPPLSPMTPEQAYSLETILTFAMSRNPSVTSAEGAIDQNRGHQVAAHTYPNPSVNANSGHGVIRDAGRGDIRDTLTRQSITEFNVTVGQPIEWPSKRAARQRATEAGVAVASAGLEETRLNLKADVKVAFYDMLLAQRAVTLAQQNLATIEDVHKAVRTRVRLGESPQFEAIRSEVEVLKANQSLTQAVNRVRVSRVMLDMLTAGSLGTSYSINGQFHRVGPSFGLDVLTQRALTQHPTIHRLTKFVEQADHTLEFERQARVPNITVGGSYWREIGREAFQGGLTIPTPLWDRRQGEIMAAFGSKRKGEADYLRARNELIRNISQHFQDAKTTAELIEVYEKGLLKQADEALRVAKFSFQQGASSLIEVLDAQRVQRQILLDYAQAQFDLSVALALLERAVGGAL, from the coding sequence ATGATGACGCATCTACGCCGACCAGGGGCTGTCCGGAGTTCGAATCCGCAGCAAAGGATCTGCGCGGGACACAGGCAAGCGACCGCCGTCTGTGTTTTCGGCACGTTGCTTTGTCTGGCGCTCTCAAACCCGACTCCCGGCCTTGCCGCCGAACCTTCCCCCCCCCTCTCCCCGATGACGCCTGAACAGGCCTACTCCCTGGAGACTATCTTGACCTTTGCAATGTCGCGTAACCCGTCGGTCACCAGCGCCGAAGGCGCCATCGATCAAAACCGAGGCCATCAGGTCGCCGCCCACACCTACCCCAATCCCTCGGTCAATGCCAACAGCGGCCATGGCGTCATCCGAGATGCAGGGCGCGGGGACATTCGCGATACGTTGACCCGGCAATCGATCACGGAATTCAATGTCACGGTCGGCCAACCGATCGAGTGGCCGTCAAAACGCGCGGCCCGGCAGCGCGCGACAGAGGCGGGCGTCGCCGTCGCTTCCGCCGGCCTCGAAGAAACTCGTCTGAATTTGAAGGCCGATGTCAAGGTCGCATTTTACGATATGCTCCTGGCCCAACGCGCGGTGACGCTGGCTCAGCAAAATCTCGCGACCATCGAAGACGTGCACAAGGCCGTGCGCACCCGCGTGCGCCTGGGAGAAAGTCCGCAATTTGAAGCGATCCGGTCCGAGGTGGAAGTCCTCAAAGCCAATCAATCGCTCACCCAAGCTGTCAATCGCGTGCGCGTCAGTCGCGTAATGCTCGACATGCTGACGGCCGGCTCACTGGGAACCTCCTATTCGATCAACGGCCAGTTCCACCGCGTCGGCCCCAGCTTCGGACTCGACGTGTTGACGCAACGCGCGCTCACACAACACCCGACCATCCACCGTTTGACGAAATTCGTCGAACAAGCCGACCATACTTTGGAATTCGAACGCCAGGCTCGGGTGCCGAACATCACCGTCGGCGGCAGCTATTGGCGGGAAATCGGACGCGAAGCCTTTCAAGGCGGCCTCACGATCCCGACTCCCCTATGGGACCGGCGGCAGGGTGAAATCATGGCGGCTTTCGGAAGCAAACGGAAGGGGGAAGCCGATTACCTCCGCGCCCGGAACGAGTTGATCCGCAACATCAGCCAACACTTTCAAGACGCCAAGACCACGGCAGAATTGATCGAAGTGTATGAGAAGGGTCTGCTCAAACAGGCCGACGAGGCACTGCGGGTCGCCAAGTTCAGTTTCCAACAGGGCGCGTCCAGCCTGATCGAAGTGCTCGACGCCCAACGTGTCCAACGCCAGATTCTGTTAGACTATGCACAGGCACAATTCGATCTTTCGGTCGCATTGGCGCTCCTGGAACGCGCCGTGGGAGGCGCACTCTAA
- a CDS encoding Two-component transcriptional response regulator, NarL/FixJ family, with translation MTTMPRVLLADDHTLVLEGFRRIVEQRCEVVGTVEDGRALLDAAARLHPDLILLDISMPLLNGIDAARQVKKLLPDVKLVFVTMHADPAYVSEAFKAGASAYLLKRSAARELEHAIDSVLKGQYFVTSLLTRDLVTSLAEGQGNLFVQRQDLTPRQREVLQLVAEGRTIKEIAALLNISPKTVEFHKAQIMFHLNLHTTAELTKYALAHGLTSA, from the coding sequence GTGACGACGATGCCGCGAGTGCTGCTGGCCGACGACCATACCCTGGTGCTTGAAGGCTTTCGACGCATCGTGGAGCAACGGTGCGAGGTCGTGGGAACGGTCGAAGACGGTCGTGCCTTGCTCGATGCCGCCGCGCGCTTGCATCCCGATCTGATCCTGCTGGACATCTCCATGCCGCTGCTGAACGGCATCGATGCGGCAAGGCAGGTGAAAAAGCTGCTTCCCGACGTCAAACTCGTCTTCGTCACCATGCATGCCGATCCGGCCTATGTGAGCGAGGCGTTCAAGGCCGGCGCATCGGCCTATCTGCTCAAACGGTCGGCCGCTCGGGAACTGGAGCACGCCATCGACTCCGTCTTGAAGGGACAATATTTCGTGACCTCTCTGTTGACACGGGACCTCGTCACCTCCTTGGCCGAAGGCCAAGGAAACCTCTTCGTGCAGCGGCAAGACCTGACCCCGCGTCAGCGCGAGGTGCTTCAGCTCGTTGCGGAAGGGCGCACCATCAAGGAAATCGCCGCGTTGCTCAATATTTCGCCGAAGACCGTGGAATTTCACAAGGCTCAGATCATGTTCCACCTCAACCTGCACACCACGGCCGAATTGACGAAGTATGCCCTCGCCCATGGATTGACATCCGCCTAG
- a CDS encoding Two-component system sensor histidine kinase, whose translation MDQCVTADPRERWIPPIVAGLSGGLFVFDLFMPLGVANGVLYAGVVLLASASSNPRLLLLTAVGTTGLLLAGTLMGPHLGNIPLWVGVVNRTLSLVIVWVSAILLRQRHQAEVRLRQAKDQLENRVAVRTKELADVNRSLLNEISEHVETEESLRASEHALAVSRQELQDLTARLLTAQEEERRRISRDLHDDINQRLAMLVVQVESLDTGLPASAGACSKELRSIQDRLIELSDDVRHLAYQFHPSILDDLGLTVALQRLVEDCAARSNFQGRFEVHLTPRSVPQEVSTCLYRVAQECLANVMKHARARKVLVALSSTADTVSLTIEDDGVGFDTQAGTDNRGLGLVSMAERVRLVHGTVTIDSAPQQGTRLHISVPHMEVPA comes from the coding sequence ATGGACCAATGCGTAACGGCCGACCCCCGTGAGCGATGGATTCCGCCGATTGTCGCCGGATTGAGCGGCGGCCTGTTTGTGTTCGACCTTTTCATGCCGCTGGGGGTGGCCAACGGCGTGCTCTATGCCGGGGTCGTGCTGTTGGCATCGGCCTCTTCGAACCCGCGACTCTTGCTGCTCACCGCAGTCGGCACCACAGGCCTCCTCCTCGCGGGAACCTTGATGGGGCCTCACCTGGGGAACATTCCTCTCTGGGTCGGAGTCGTCAATCGCACCCTCAGCCTGGTCATCGTCTGGGTCTCGGCCATACTGCTCCGGCAGCGGCACCAAGCCGAGGTCCGGTTGCGTCAGGCCAAGGATCAACTGGAAAATCGCGTCGCCGTCCGTACCAAAGAACTCGCCGATGTCAACCGATCGCTGTTGAACGAAATCTCCGAACATGTCGAAACGGAGGAGTCCCTCCGCGCGAGCGAGCACGCGCTCGCGGTCAGCCGGCAGGAGTTGCAAGATCTGACCGCACGGCTGCTCACGGCACAGGAGGAGGAACGTCGGCGCATTTCCAGAGATCTCCACGACGACATCAATCAACGGTTGGCCATGCTGGTCGTGCAGGTCGAATCGCTGGATACCGGTCTTCCGGCCTCCGCCGGCGCCTGCAGCAAAGAGTTACGATCGATCCAGGACCGTTTGATCGAACTGTCCGACGATGTCCGCCATTTGGCCTATCAGTTCCACCCCTCCATTCTCGACGATCTCGGACTCACCGTCGCCTTGCAGCGCCTGGTGGAGGATTGTGCCGCACGCTCGAACTTCCAGGGCAGGTTCGAAGTCCACCTGACACCCCGCTCCGTGCCGCAAGAGGTATCGACGTGTCTCTATCGCGTCGCGCAAGAATGCCTGGCCAATGTCATGAAACATGCGCGGGCCAGGAAGGTGCTCGTGGCCCTGTCGTCCACCGCCGATACCGTCAGTCTCACCATAGAGGACGACGGGGTCGGATTCGATACGCAGGCGGGAACCGACAATCGCGGCCTCGGGCTGGTCAGTATGGCCGAGCGGGTACGGTTGGTCCATGGCACTGTCACGATCGACTCGGCTCCGCAGCAGGGCACCCGCCTGCACATCAGCGTGCCGCACATGGAGGTGCCGGCGTGA
- a CDS encoding Two-component transcriptional response regulator, AtoC family encodes MRATIYVTDDEPAIRTAIVKRLSRRHHAVTGFESGEDLLRAVTQHLPDLILLDLKMPGMGGLEALRQIRPIAPQTLVIMLTAYGTVEDAVEAMRLGAYDFLIKTVDLSGVDPVVDRALEFLALRHRVEFSLEDQNSPYALSNIDIHSSVMQLLLSQVRDVAQNARSTVLLQGETGTGKEFLARVIHCNGPRATGPFVAVNCTAIPKELFESELFGYERGAFTGAHQRKRGLLEKAEGGTLFLDEIGDLDQAMQAKLLRVLQERTFRRVGGTEDLSVDFRLMTATNRDLKKEVARGAFREDLYFRLNVVTFELPPLRARTEDILPLCMQAVLRFGKEFGKEVVEIEPEAQALLQRYSYPGNIRELQNIIERAMILCHDKTLTAGCLPRELHEHAPQVAVAMSQSEHPSLRIEMVLGQQTLSDIESALIEEVVRLSDHNKTLAAKHLGLTRFALDRRLKKQLEHD; translated from the coding sequence ATGCGGGCCACCATCTACGTCACGGATGACGAACCAGCCATTCGCACCGCCATCGTCAAACGCCTCTCACGACGTCACCACGCCGTCACCGGATTCGAATCGGGCGAGGACCTGCTCCGGGCTGTCACACAACACCTGCCCGACCTCATCCTCCTGGATCTGAAAATGCCCGGCATGGGAGGACTGGAGGCGCTCCGGCAGATCCGCCCGATCGCCCCGCAGACGCTGGTCATCATGTTGACGGCGTACGGCACGGTGGAAGACGCCGTCGAAGCGATGCGGCTGGGCGCCTACGATTTCTTGATCAAGACGGTCGATCTCTCCGGCGTCGACCCTGTCGTGGATCGCGCCCTCGAATTCCTCGCGCTGCGCCACCGGGTCGAATTCTCGCTCGAAGATCAGAACAGCCCCTACGCACTGTCCAACATCGACATACACAGTTCCGTCATGCAACTGCTGCTCAGCCAGGTGCGGGACGTGGCGCAAAACGCCAGGTCGACGGTGTTGCTCCAAGGAGAAACCGGCACCGGCAAAGAATTTCTCGCGCGCGTCATCCACTGTAACGGCCCGCGTGCCACAGGTCCCTTCGTCGCCGTCAACTGCACGGCCATCCCGAAAGAGCTGTTTGAAAGCGAGTTGTTCGGATACGAACGCGGCGCTTTTACCGGCGCCCACCAACGCAAACGCGGCCTCCTGGAGAAGGCGGAGGGCGGCACGTTGTTTCTCGACGAAATCGGCGATCTGGACCAGGCCATGCAGGCCAAGTTGTTACGGGTGCTCCAGGAACGGACATTCCGGCGCGTAGGCGGCACCGAGGACCTCTCCGTCGATTTCCGCTTGATGACGGCGACCAACCGCGACCTCAAGAAGGAAGTCGCACGCGGCGCCTTCCGCGAAGACCTCTACTTCCGCCTGAACGTGGTCACATTCGAATTGCCTCCCCTGCGCGCGCGCACGGAAGACATTCTTCCGCTCTGCATGCAGGCGGTCCTGCGGTTCGGGAAGGAATTCGGCAAAGAAGTCGTCGAAATCGAACCCGAGGCTCAGGCGTTGTTGCAGCGATACAGCTATCCCGGCAACATCCGCGAACTTCAGAACATCATCGAACGCGCGATGATCCTCTGTCACGACAAGACCTTGACCGCCGGCTGCCTGCCGCGCGAACTCCATGAGCACGCGCCGCAGGTCGCGGTCGCCATGAGCCAGAGCGAACATCCTTCGCTGCGCATCGAGATGGTGCTCGGCCAGCAAACCCTGTCGGACATCGAGTCCGCCCTCATCGAGGAAGTGGTTCGTCTCTCGGATCACAACAAGACGCTCGCCGCCAAACATCTGGGGTTGACGCGGTTCGCCCTGGATCGCCGGCTGAAAAAACAACTGGAACACGACTGA
- a CDS encoding Histidine kinase, which yields MDKGEDYDTARRLNAPLSDLLSNLPIARKLFLASVIPALTVLLLSILTYRSVTTFSDDEGQLNDIYYSQRLASEYLRLIVDLETGFRGFVLTSQEHYLFPYRTAQDHVLNLGRTLEAHVSQHEDQRELIAAIQQLVRQFIEEKEELIEAVKAEHTNDARLYIEEGKGRALMLKIRQEMGRLDHLAQAALNNKLAKLAQDRDDMLMTILGGGLFALTCMVGALHLIARSITTPLERLAKAVVVSEATPVPEVPVMTRTDEIGNLSRVIRAMSSAIHSHIVAVEQSEANLRQVNQDLAGSEAKYRSIVDHAPFGIFTTRGMTLIFSNRYNSILAGLDPSEEKDPDAVRRAIHPEDRDRVIAEFAQAVEEGRSYETVFRFLHADGTVRKALSRRIPIRDHSGQIVMYQGFNVDITALDLMQTRLRRAERLATLGQVAAGIAHEIRNPLVGIGSTASLLLDDTDPSDTRRPDLDVILQETRRLDRIVNQIIDYARPREIMSAAFDMAQLVQEVGKVLDEPLARKQATIHLAAPAPPYTIQADRDQFKQVLLNVIQNALEATPPGQSITVTLAQQPRGAEPGLAIVVTDRGSGISPAHLPHVFEPFFTSGKPRGTGLGLAICRNILDAHGGDIVLESELGSGTTVRMWCPIQQQPQRMQGEGNHAGHHLRHG from the coding sequence ATGGACAAGGGTGAAGACTACGATACGGCTCGGAGATTAAACGCCCCCTTGAGCGACCTGCTGAGCAATCTACCCATCGCCCGCAAGCTGTTTCTTGCGTCGGTCATCCCTGCTCTGACCGTGCTCCTCCTCAGCATCTTGACCTACCGCAGCGTCACGACCTTCTCCGATGACGAAGGCCAGCTCAACGATATCTATTATTCCCAGCGGCTGGCATCGGAATATCTCCGGCTGATCGTCGACCTCGAAACGGGATTCCGAGGGTTCGTCCTGACGAGCCAGGAACACTATCTGTTCCCCTATCGAACCGCGCAGGATCACGTCCTGAACCTCGGCAGAACCCTGGAGGCGCACGTCTCCCAGCACGAGGACCAACGGGAACTCATCGCTGCCATCCAACAGTTGGTCAGGCAATTCATCGAGGAAAAAGAGGAGCTGATCGAAGCCGTCAAGGCCGAACATACGAACGACGCGCGACTCTACATCGAGGAGGGCAAGGGGCGCGCGTTGATGTTGAAGATCAGGCAGGAGATGGGACGGCTGGACCACCTCGCTCAAGCCGCCCTGAACAACAAACTGGCCAAACTCGCGCAGGATCGCGACGACATGTTGATGACGATCCTGGGAGGCGGCCTCTTCGCCTTGACCTGCATGGTAGGGGCGTTGCATCTCATCGCCCGTTCCATCACGACGCCGCTCGAGCGACTGGCCAAAGCCGTGGTGGTGTCCGAAGCCACACCCGTCCCTGAAGTTCCGGTGATGACCAGAACGGACGAAATCGGGAATCTGTCGCGCGTCATCCGTGCCATGAGCTCGGCCATTCATTCCCACATCGTCGCAGTCGAACAGTCGGAAGCCAATCTGCGTCAGGTCAATCAAGACCTGGCCGGTTCGGAAGCCAAGTATCGCAGCATCGTCGACCACGCCCCCTTCGGCATTTTCACGACCCGTGGCATGACCCTGATCTTCAGCAATCGATACAACAGCATCCTCGCGGGACTCGACCCCAGTGAAGAAAAGGATCCTGACGCGGTGCGACGCGCCATACACCCGGAAGATCGCGACCGGGTCATCGCGGAATTCGCGCAGGCCGTGGAGGAAGGACGGTCGTACGAAACGGTCTTTCGGTTTCTCCACGCGGACGGGACCGTCCGAAAGGCCTTGAGCCGACGCATCCCGATTCGAGACCATTCGGGACAGATCGTGATGTACCAGGGATTCAACGTGGATATCACCGCGCTCGACCTCATGCAGACACGCCTGCGCCGGGCCGAACGGCTCGCGACGCTCGGGCAAGTCGCCGCAGGAATCGCGCACGAAATCAGAAACCCGCTCGTGGGCATCGGCTCGACGGCCTCACTGTTGCTGGACGACACCGATCCGAGCGATACTCGACGGCCCGATCTCGACGTCATTCTCCAGGAAACCAGACGGCTCGATCGGATCGTCAATCAAATCATTGACTATGCCCGTCCCCGCGAGATCATGTCGGCTGCCTTCGACATGGCACAACTGGTGCAAGAAGTCGGTAAGGTGTTGGACGAACCCCTGGCCCGCAAACAGGCGACGATCCACCTGGCGGCGCCGGCGCCGCCCTACACCATCCAGGCCGATCGCGATCAATTCAAGCAGGTACTGCTCAACGTGATCCAGAACGCCCTCGAAGCCACGCCGCCGGGTCAGTCCATCACCGTGACCTTGGCCCAGCAACCCCGAGGGGCGGAACCGGGTTTGGCGATCGTCGTGACAGATCGAGGAAGCGGGATCAGTCCCGCCCACCTGCCGCATGTATTCGAGCCGTTTTTCACCAGCGGCAAGCCGCGCGGCACAGGGTTGGGGCTCGCCATCTGCCGGAACATTCTCGATGCGCACGGCGGAGACATTGTGCTGGAGAGTGAGTTGGGGAGCGGCACCACCGTTCGCATGTGGTGCCCCATACAGCAACAGCCACAACGTATGCAGGGAGAAGGGAATCATGCGGGCCACCATCTACGTCACGGATGA
- a CDS encoding Nitrite transporter from formate/nitrite family, with the protein MDYVKPYGVVDSMLAGGALKLSLPPRQLVLRGMLAGAYLGIGTSMAVTAAVETGYWIIGSLLFPFGLALAILLGAEIITGSFALLPVAVADGQKNAGLRHVVTNMGWVFLGNLLGSVLYAGLFAIALTTGGDAPVNAVGAKLIAVAEAKTNYYVSHGSAGLLAAFTKGILCNWMVSLAVVAAYMSTSFSGKILAIWGPTLMFFSQGFEHAVVNMFLMPVAMFLGGNITVSTWWLWNQIPVTLGNLVGGMVFTGLAMYAAHRAVAPAAQPVPAAGQTNARSEQAGYSPSY; encoded by the coding sequence ATGGATTATGTGAAGCCTTACGGCGTGGTGGACAGTATGCTGGCTGGCGGCGCATTGAAGTTGAGCCTGCCGCCGCGCCAGCTTGTGCTTCGCGGCATGTTGGCCGGCGCCTATTTGGGCATCGGGACCAGCATGGCCGTGACGGCGGCGGTCGAGACCGGCTATTGGATCATCGGTAGTTTGCTGTTCCCGTTCGGCCTGGCCCTGGCGATTTTGCTCGGGGCTGAGATCATCACCGGCAGTTTCGCCTTGCTCCCCGTCGCAGTGGCCGACGGTCAGAAAAACGCCGGTCTCCGCCATGTGGTGACAAACATGGGGTGGGTATTTTTAGGCAATCTCCTCGGCAGCGTCTTGTATGCGGGCTTGTTCGCGATCGCGCTGACCACGGGAGGTGATGCTCCGGTCAATGCGGTCGGTGCCAAACTCATTGCGGTTGCCGAGGCGAAGACCAACTATTATGTGTCGCACGGCTCGGCCGGTCTCCTGGCGGCCTTCACCAAGGGGATATTGTGCAACTGGATGGTCAGCCTCGCAGTCGTCGCCGCCTATATGTCGACGTCGTTCTCCGGGAAAATCCTCGCCATCTGGGGGCCGACGCTGATGTTCTTTTCGCAGGGGTTCGAGCACGCGGTCGTGAATATGTTCTTGATGCCGGTCGCGATGTTCTTGGGAGGCAATATCACGGTCTCTACGTGGTGGTTGTGGAATCAGATTCCGGTGACCTTGGGAAATTTGGTCGGCGGGATGGTCTTTACCGGTTTAGCGATGTACGCGGCCCATCGTGCCGTGGCCCCGGCGGCGCAGCCTGTCCCGGCGGCAGGCCAGACGAACGCTCGGTCCGAGCAAGCGGGCTACTCTCCTTCGTATTGA
- a CDS encoding Multidrug efflux system EmrAB-OMF, inner-membrane proton/drug antiporter EmrB (MFS type) produces the protein MAAVYLGRLHGWRFVLFNAVLGLAHIVVLFNAGSYIALLPHVSGDLGGVLPSFLTWAQTDFMVGLALGFPLARYFSGRIGDYRLLIAAFLVYSVASFLCGDSKTLTQFVPARIIQGIAGGITIPLVQSMLLNEYPKRLKALALTVWGLFSITPFTIGMPVGGYIAYLFGWRFLFYLDFVLTLVIVGVLGALLYGRGFRRRYSRFDTVGFLLLAVLLLGLQTLLNMGNDFDWLDSPFLQVVAIVLVVVFPCFVIWELGERHPTLDLRLFLHRNFLIGIISLTLGFFSIQGLLSLLIVQIQYLFGYSSKLAGLALLPMVLLGAPIIAIMHILCKYVDARWLVCFNSLGFAWTFYWIGLYDDPHSFEELFWPMVVEGIFLGSFFTPMTVLLLHGLSGPMITRAAEVANLLRVAAGAFGITFQGIVLFRRRYFHQLHLADHFGGRQWISFDPLDRLASKYSAAGLSPSEIQGQFGVLIKQQAAILGMNDAFLLSSYLFIGLGLLVWFAHPTHLPVAMTPADELREMRAEELMEEVP, from the coding sequence ATGGCGGCGGTGTATCTTGGGCGGTTGCATGGATGGCGGTTCGTGCTCTTCAATGCCGTACTCGGCTTGGCGCACATCGTCGTCCTATTCAACGCCGGGTCCTACATCGCCCTCTTGCCGCATGTGTCGGGCGATCTGGGCGGTGTGTTGCCCAGCTTCCTCACCTGGGCGCAGACCGATTTCATGGTCGGACTGGCGCTGGGGTTTCCTCTCGCGCGGTATTTCTCCGGGCGGATCGGTGACTACCGGCTGTTGATCGCGGCGTTCCTGGTGTACAGCGTGGCCTCTTTTCTCTGCGGGGACAGCAAGACTCTCACGCAGTTCGTGCCGGCTCGGATCATCCAGGGCATTGCCGGCGGCATCACCATTCCGCTGGTCCAATCGATGTTGCTCAACGAATACCCCAAACGGTTGAAGGCACTCGCCCTCACCGTCTGGGGTCTGTTCAGCATCACACCCTTCACGATCGGTATGCCGGTGGGGGGCTACATCGCCTATCTGTTCGGCTGGCGGTTTCTGTTCTATCTGGATTTCGTGCTGACTCTCGTCATCGTAGGGGTTTTGGGGGCCTTGCTGTATGGCCGAGGCTTTCGGCGCCGGTACTCCCGTTTCGACACCGTCGGGTTCCTGCTGCTGGCCGTGCTGCTGCTGGGCCTCCAGACGTTGCTCAACATGGGCAACGATTTCGATTGGCTGGACTCGCCGTTCCTCCAGGTTGTAGCCATCGTGCTCGTCGTGGTCTTTCCCTGTTTCGTCATCTGGGAACTCGGCGAACGGCATCCGACCCTGGATCTCCGCCTGTTTCTGCATCGTAATTTCTTGATCGGCATCATCAGCCTCACGCTCGGTTTTTTTTCGATCCAAGGGCTGCTGTCCTTGTTGATCGTCCAGATCCAGTACCTGTTTGGGTATTCGTCGAAATTGGCCGGCCTGGCGCTGTTGCCGATGGTGTTGTTGGGAGCGCCGATCATTGCGATCATGCACATACTGTGCAAGTACGTTGATGCGCGCTGGCTGGTTTGTTTCAATAGCCTCGGCTTTGCCTGGACGTTCTATTGGATCGGCCTGTACGACGATCCCCATTCATTCGAAGAGCTGTTCTGGCCGATGGTCGTGGAGGGGATTTTCCTGGGATCGTTCTTTACGCCGATGACGGTGCTGCTCCTGCACGGCCTGTCCGGTCCCATGATCACCCGTGCAGCCGAGGTCGCGAACTTGTTGCGAGTGGCGGCCGGAGCGTTCGGCATCACGTTCCAAGGCATCGTGCTTTTTCGCCGGCGGTACTTTCATCAGCTGCATCTGGCCGATCATTTCGGCGGACGACAGTGGATTTCCTTCGATCCGTTGGATCGTCTGGCGAGCAAATACAGCGCCGCCGGACTCAGCCCGTCTGAGATCCAAGGCCAATTCGGAGTCTTGATCAAGCAACAGGCGGCGATTCTCGGCATGAACGACGCGTTTCTGCTCAGCAGTTATCTGTTCATT